In a single window of the Actinomycetota bacterium genome:
- a CDS encoding MFS transporter → MSVHSAPRAVLTAGIGVVRCALVVRLLDEWWSYLPAGTIDDQVGDLGLSYGQSGWLLALLTLGGLVGSPVAALADRGHRRVLAVGGTLTIAVALMAFAAAAPFPVLVVAALALGGAKRRDAAPPRVVSRRTGRWSARSPPRPPAPDHLARRLRVARTAGPRRGHRARLARRVRADRRSVRRVRFRARRGALPVAAER, encoded by the coding sequence ATGTCCGTTCACTCGGCGCCTCGCGCCGTGCTCACCGCCGGCATTGGCGTGGTCCGATGCGCGCTCGTCGTCCGATTGCTCGACGAGTGGTGGTCGTACCTGCCTGCCGGCACCATCGACGACCAGGTCGGCGACCTCGGCCTGTCGTACGGCCAGTCGGGCTGGCTGCTCGCGCTGTTGACACTCGGCGGGCTGGTCGGCTCGCCCGTGGCTGCCCTTGCCGACCGTGGACACCGCCGGGTGCTCGCCGTTGGCGGCACCTTGACCATCGCGGTCGCGCTGATGGCCTTCGCGGCAGCCGCTCCGTTCCCGGTGCTCGTCGTCGCCGCGCTCGCTCTCGGCGGCGCGAAGCGACGTGATGCTGCGCCCCCTCGAGTCGTCTCTCGCCGAACTGGCCGATGGTCGGCTCGATCGCCTCCTCGGCCGCCAGCACCTGATCACCTGGCTCGGCGACTTCGTGTCGCCCGCACTGCTGGCCCTCGGCGCGGCCACCGTGCTCGGCTGGCGCGGCGTGTTCGCGCTGACCGCCGCAGTGTTCGTCGGGTTCGCTTTCGTGCTCGTCGCGGTGCGCTTCCCGTCGCCGCCGAGCGGTGA